DNA from Vicinamibacteria bacterium:
GTAGCGGGATGCTCCAGGAGGAAGACATCGAAACGGTCTATCTTCCCTATGGGCTCTACGCGGTGTCAGAGCTGTCACTCCTCGTCCGTACGGCGACGGATCCGGAGTCGATCGTGGACTCCGTGCGTGCCGTCGTTGCCCAGGTCGATCCCGACCTCGCCGTCTTCAACTATCGCGAGATGGGCGAATTCGTCACCGTGGCGGTGGCCCCCGAACGTTACAGCCTCGGCTTGCTCGGCGCTTTCGGGCTCGCGGGTTTGCTCATTGCCCTCGTCGGCGTCTATGGGGTCCTTTCCCACGCGGTCAGCCTGAGGAGTCGAGAGTTCGGACTCCGCATGGCGCTCGGAGCGACCACGCCGGAGATCGGGCGAATGGTACTCGCTGGCGGAGCACGTGTGATCGTATCGGGGGTGACGCTCGGACTCCTCGCCGCAGTCTTTCTCGCTCGCTACGTCGCCAGCCAGCTCTACGGGGTTCGCCCGACGGACCCGGTGACCTACGTCCTCGTCGCCACGCTGGTGGTCGCCGTCGGTCTTCTCGCCTCGGCGGTTCCGACCTACCGGGCTTGCAAGACCGACCCGATGAGGGCGCTCCGATTCGAGCAGTGAGAGGAAGAGTCCGCGGGCGATCCCCGCGGCCGGAGCCCCCGTCACCCGGCAGAACGCAGCACGACTCTTGGAGTCGTTTGCGGTAGCTCCCCCGGTAGGCTAAGAATGCGCGTTTCATGCGGATCTTCATCCTCGGTGCGGGAGAGGTCGGCTTTCACATCGCATCGTCCCTCGTTCACGAGGGCCACGATCTCGTCGTGATCGAGCAGGACGCCGAGCGGGTCCAGCGCCTGCAGAGCCAGCTCGACGTGATGGCGGTCCACGGCGACGGCTGCCAACCGCTGCTTCTACAGCAGTACCGTGTGGATCATGCGGATCTGTTCTTCGGCGTGTCCGACTCCGATGCCATCAATTTGCTCTCCGCCCTCACCGCCCGGCGGATGGGAGCGCGCAAATGCGTCGCTCGCCTCGGCAATCCCGAGCACGGAGCCAACCCGCTGCTTCTCGAGGACGCGAACATATTGCCTTTGTATCCCGAGCGACTCGTTGCCGAAGAGATCCTCGGCATCACCCGTCTCCCCGGGGTCAGCAAGGCACACTTTTTCGAGAACGGAAAACTGCTTCTTCTCCGAGCCCGTCCCACGAGACGGGCCGAGATCTACAATCGGCCGCTGCGTGAGCTGGTCGGCCCAGAGGGCTGGGTCCTCGTAGGGGTGGAAAAGGGGATGAAGCTGACCATACCCCGAGGGGACACCGTTCTGCGGCCGGGCCAGCGGGTCTATGCGGTGGGCCGCACCGAGACGGCGCAGGATTTCCTGAAGGCCGTGGGCATCGACGTTCCACCGACGAAAAAAGTCATCGTCGCCGGCGCGGGCCACGTCGGAAGTTGGCTGGCCAAGAAGCTGGTCGAGGACGGCGTTCAGGTTACGCTCATCCAGAGAGAGCCGCGCCGAGCCCTGGCAGTCGCCACCGAGGTGCCGGGCGCTCTCGTCCTCCAGGGAGACGCCACCGATCCGTCGCTGCTGAAAGAAGCCGGCGCGCCCGACGCCGACTACTACGTGGCGGCGACTCAGGACGACGAGACCAACGTGATCAGCTCCTACCTGGCGCGCGAAGGAGGGGCACGCACCGTCGTCAGTCTGTATCAACGTCCCGAGTTCGTGAACGTTCTGCGTGCCGCGCGCGTGGACATCGGGCTTTCGCCCCGGCTCATCACCGCGGGTACGATCCTTCGCATGGTGCACCGCCGGGAGATACTCAGCCTGGATCTCGTGGCGAGCGGCGACGCCGAGGTGGTGGAGTTTCAGGTTCCGGAGAACTCGAAGGTCCTGAAGGGGCCCCTGCGCCGGTTGAAACTTCCCGAGGGGTGCATCGTCGGTGCGGTCATTCGAGGGGAGGAGCGCCACGTCCCCGGGGGCGATTTCGCCTTTCAGCCTGGCGATCGCGCTCTCGTATTCAGCTTGACCGAGGTGCTTCCCCAACTGGAGAAGCTCTTCCGCGGGAGGTGAGCACGTCGATTCGGCGCCGACGGGGTTTGAACTACGCAGGAGTCCTCTTTCTCGTCGGAAGGCTTCTCCTCGCCCTCGCGGTTGCCCTGATCCTGCCCGGCATTCTCGCCCACTTCACCAACCGGGAGGCGCGTCTGCCGTTCTTCATCTCTGCCGCGCTCGCCGCCGTGGCCGGTATTTTCCTCCAGCGTCGTTTCGATCAGGGAGGCGATTTCCAGTTCGGACGCCGTGAGGCGTTTCTCCTCGTCTGCTCGGCGTGGCTCGTGGCGACGGTGGCCGGTGCGCTGCCGTTCGTGCTGTTCTTCGGCCCGTCCTTCATCGTGGATGCCCTCTTCGAGTCGGCTTCGGGATTCACGACGACGGGTGCCTCGATCTTCGTCGATGTGGAGAGCCTCCCCGAATCGCTGCTGTTGTGGCGGGCCTTGACGCAATGGATCGGCGGTATGGGGATCATCGTTCTGGGCATCGCCATCCTCCCCAAGCTCGCCGTGGGAGGAATGGAGCTTCTGGGCGCCGAGGCCCCGGGCCCGATGCAAGAAAAGCTGACTCCGCGGATCGCCCAGACGGCAAAGGCGCTCTGGGGGCTCTATTTCATGTTGACCGCGTGCGAGATCGGCCTGCTGACGCTCCTCGGCCTGACTCCGCTCGATGCGGTCACGCATGCGTTCGCTTCGATGGCGACGGGCGGCTTTTCCACCAAGAACGCCAGCATCGCGGCGTTCGAGAGCGCCGCGGTCGAGTGGACGGTGACGGGCTTCATGTTCCTCGCGGGAGCGAATTTCACGCTTCACTACCAGTGGATACGAGGGCGGTTCCGGCCCATCTGGCGCGATCCCGAGTTCCGGCTCTATGGGGGAATCATCGCGGTCAGCAGTTTTCTCGTGCTCGTCAACTTGCGACTCGGCGGTACGACTGACGCCGTTCTCGAATCGCTGCGGCTTGCCGCCTTTCAGGTCGTCTCGATCGTCACGACCACGGGCTTCGCCACCGCAGACTACGACCGGTGGCCTCAGGTCGCGCAGACCGTGTTGTGGGCGCTCATGTTCGTCGGAGGATGCGCCGGCTCGACCGGTGGCTCGGTGAAGGTCGTCCGTCTGCTCATCGTCTTGAAGAAGATCGCCGGCGATCTGAAGCGCATGCTCCAGCCGAGGGCGGTTCTGCCGGTCCGGCTCGGCACCCGAGCCATTCCCGAGGATGTCGTGTCCTCGGTCACCACTTTCTTCGTGCTCTTCTTGATGTTCTTCGTCGCCGGCGGCTTTCTGTTGACGACGATCGGCGTCGACCCCCGAAGCGCCTTCTCCGCCTCGGCGGCCTGCCTGGGGAACATCGGCCCTGGATTCGGTCAGGTTGGACCGACGCTCAACTATGCCTCCCTGCCGGCGGCGGGCAAATGCCTGCTCGCGATCCTGATGATCGTCGGGCGCCTGGAGATCTATACCGTGATGGTGGTGTT
Protein-coding regions in this window:
- the trkA gene encoding Trk system potassium transporter TrkA, encoding MRIFILGAGEVGFHIASSLVHEGHDLVVIEQDAERVQRLQSQLDVMAVHGDGCQPLLLQQYRVDHADLFFGVSDSDAINLLSALTARRMGARKCVARLGNPEHGANPLLLEDANILPLYPERLVAEEILGITRLPGVSKAHFFENGKLLLLRARPTRRAEIYNRPLRELVGPEGWVLVGVEKGMKLTIPRGDTVLRPGQRVYAVGRTETAQDFLKAVGIDVPPTKKVIVAGAGHVGSWLAKKLVEDGVQVTLIQREPRRALAVATEVPGALVLQGDATDPSLLKEAGAPDADYYVAATQDDETNVISSYLAREGGARTVVSLYQRPEFVNVLRAARVDIGLSPRLITAGTILRMVHRREILSLDLVASGDAEVVEFQVPENSKVLKGPLRRLKLPEGCIVGAVIRGEERHVPGGDFAFQPGDRALVFSLTEVLPQLEKLFRGR
- a CDS encoding TrkH family potassium uptake protein produces the protein MSTSIRRRRGLNYAGVLFLVGRLLLALAVALILPGILAHFTNREARLPFFISAALAAVAGIFLQRRFDQGGDFQFGRREAFLLVCSAWLVATVAGALPFVLFFGPSFIVDALFESASGFTTTGASIFVDVESLPESLLLWRALTQWIGGMGIIVLGIAILPKLAVGGMELLGAEAPGPMQEKLTPRIAQTAKALWGLYFMLTACEIGLLTLLGLTPLDAVTHAFASMATGGFSTKNASIAAFESAAVEWTVTGFMFLAGANFTLHYQWIRGRFRPIWRDPEFRLYGGIIAVSSFLVLVNLRLGGTTDAVLESLRLAAFQVVSIVTTTGFATADYDRWPQVAQTVLWALMFVGGCAGSTGGSVKVVRLLIVLKKIAGDLKRMLQPRAVLPVRLGTRAIPEDVVSSVTTFFVLFLMFFVAGGFLLTTIGVDPRSAFSASAACLGNIGPGFGQVGPTLNYASLPAAGKCLLAILMIVGRLEIYTVMVVFFFRRMA